From Triticum aestivum cultivar Chinese Spring chromosome 7B, IWGSC CS RefSeq v2.1, whole genome shotgun sequence:
aattccttttaatggagcatggtatagttggtaccccgggatctccaagtttctttggtattccacccttaaaagtataattagcaagcatggtggaaatttcagcttccggtatctttcttttatttgtgatgatatccttcatatacttagcataaggatttactttgagcatatcagttaagtgcatatgtaagaaaataggtctaatcatttcagcaaagcgctcaaaatcctcatcgtcctttgacttggatggtttaggaggaaagggcatgggtttctgaacccatggttctctttctttaccgtgcttcctagcaacaaaatctctcttatcataacgttgattctttgattgtgggttatcaagatcaacagcaggttcaatctctacatcattgtttttgctaggttgagcatcaacatgaacatcattattaacattatcactaggttcatgttcatcacatgattgtgtttcagcatcagaaatagaaatatcatcgagattctcaggtgtgtctacaacaggttcactagaagcatgcaaagtcctatcgtctttctttttcttctttttggaagaactagttgcctctaaattatttctctaagaatctcgctcgactctcttagggtggccttcaggatacaaaggttcccgagtcattctactagttctagtagccactctaacagcaaagtcatttttattatttaattcatcaagcaaatcattttgagctttaagtacttgctcagcttgagtagcaaccatagaagcatatttgctaacgagtttgagttcacctttaactctagccatatcatcgctcacacgtcctatctcgaaagcattgttctttaactctctaccaacataagcattaaaactttcttgtctagccataaagtcatcaaattcatctaagcacgggctataaagtttagtagaggggatttcaactttatcatgtctatagagagaatttacctttactacctgtgtcgggttattaagacaatgtggttcttcaacaggcggtatattaagaccatgtatttcttcaataggaggtaaattcttaacatctttagctttaatacctttttctttcattgatttctttgcctcttgcatatcttcaagactgagaaataaaacacctctcttcttcggagtgggtttaggaataggctcaggagttggctcaattggttcaggaattgcctcaggtattgcctcaggaattggctcaggaagagtccaattattttcactagtcaacatattattcaatagtaatacagcttcgtcgactgttctttccctgaaaacacaaccattacaactatccaagtaatccttggaagcatcagttagtccattataaaagatatcaagtatttcatttttcttaagaggatgatcgggcaaagcattaagtaatcggagaagcctccccaagcttgtgggaaactctcttctttgatttgcataaaattatatattccccgcaaggcagcttgtttcttatgagcagagaaatatttagcagagaagtaataaatcatatcctggggactacgcacacaaccaagagcaagagaattataccaagtcttagcatcaccctttaatgagaacaaaaatatcttaatgatataataatagcgagatttatcatcatgagtaaacagggtggctatatcattcaacttggtaagatgtgccacaatagtttcagattcaaggccataaaatggatcagattcaactaacactactagaaaaagggctatagatgggattgacactaatggcgcaccagacaggtggtgcgccattagtatatactaatggcgcaccaccttctgatgcgccattagagttgaaactactaatggcgcaccatgtccatggtgcgccattagtatcaatttttttttgaactagtgcgcctgtccaaacatactaatggcgcatccatagtaagtgcgccattactagttgtaactagtaatggcgcaccagccagaaagtgcgccactaatgttattttttttattttttttattcctttttttgcaaaagtactaatggcgcactcacaCGCGGTGCGCCATCTACAGCGACCGCTTCATCCCCAGCAGCACCGGATCCAACCTCGCGCTCTTCGACCTCgccccggccccctcctcctctgcctccggaTCTGCCGCTCCCCCCTCACCCTACTGCGCGCTCCTCCGTGCGGCGCTCTTCGGGCCCGAcacgcccgaccacctcgcctcctccgccggggcctcctcctcctccgcggcctcccCCGTCGGCTACTGCTTCTGCCAGGTGCTGGATGTGCCCGCATTGCAGGACGACTTCTACCTCAACCTCGTGGATTGGTCTTCGCACAATGTCCTCTCGGTCGGATTGGGGAATTGCGTCTACCTGTGGAATGCATGCAGCAGCAAGGTATCAATGTCAtcctcgcacgatttcttttctgAGAATTGAAGAGAGAGATCCTAATAAACAAGTTTATCACTCCACAGGTCACCAAGCTCTGCGATTTGGGGGCGGACGACACCGTTTGTTCCGTGAGTTGGGCGCAGCGTGGCACCCACCTGGCTGTAGGGACTAACCAAGGCACCGTCCAGGTTTTCATCTTGCTCCCATCTGAAATTGATCAAATGACATGTTCAGGATCTGTCAAAGTTTAGGATGACACTTTAATTTACTTTTGCCAAAAGCTTCAATTCAGACACAAAATAATACAGTAGTAAGCCTTGCATTGTGGAAACGACATCAAAGTAAGATTGTGAGAGTTTCAGAATTTTGCAATACTACCACAGCTCACCAGCAGGCCTTGCATTGTGGTACTTTCATCAGGGGTTACTTAGTTGATGATACTATTTCTTCCTGGTTATACCCATTTCTTCTAAAAAAATCATGACCAATGCGTCAAGTCAGTGCTGCGCACATACCACCAATGGATGAGGGAAACGATAAAGTTTTGTAAATAACCTGAACTAATGTAAACATCATCTTTATCGATGTGTACTTTTAGCCCATAGTATTTCGGTTGGTAAAACTTAGTAATCCTGTTGATGTTTGGTATTGGTATAACAATTTGACATTCCAAGGGTGTCTAAATTCTGAATTCCTGATTATCATCTTcgatgttatcttatttagatatGGGATGCAACACGCTGTAAAAGAATGAGAACCATGGAAAGCCATCGCATGCGAGTAGGTGCTCTTGCATGGAACTCTTCATTGCTTTCTTCTGGCAGTCGTGACAAGAACATCCTTCATCATGATCTACACGGCCTTCTTGCATCTGGTGGTGGAACTGCAGATAGGTGCATAAGATTTTGGAATACGACCACAAATACACACTTGAGTTCCATGGATACAGGGAGTCAGGTAATAATCTAGCTATCTAGTTTATCTATCAGCTACATGCAGCCCTTGTTTGTGTTTTTGAATTAAATTGATTTCTTATTTGCACTTCCAAATttcaagtataatcatatctactCTTAAGCCGGATAACTCTCAGAACCTTTTAGCACCGTTACTGACTGAATACTTCAGTCATACCAATTCActagttttcctgcaaaaatcagaaaagatcAAGACTGGCTGAGCTCTGTTGTACAAAAACTGAAGTTTTGGATCACCTATACAGCTCTAATATAATGCAACTGAAGTCCTTATAGCCCCATCCTTCTAGAAAGCACCAAATTTATATCAAAATGGCATCATGGATTCCTTTTGGAAACAGTCTATGGACATTTTAATTGCTATGTTTTTGTAGCTGTAGATAAAATTGATTCTTGTAGTTGTCATGTTAGAGACCTGCACAGATATCATGTGTTCTGAAGGCATGGGATTGCTTATGTAGAATTGTGGAAGGGGTAGATTTAAAAACATGCTGCTCTTCACATGTACTGATTATGCTAAATGTCTTAACAGGTCTGTAATCTTGTGTGGTCAAAGAATGTGAATGAGCTTGTTAGCACACACGGATACTCCCAGAATCAGATAATAGtgtggcggtatccaacgatgtCAAAGGTATGCCACAAGCTTACACTGTAGCTCATTTATACCATACTGTCTCTCGTTTGTTATTAATTGTGTCCATTCTCTCTATTTGTATAGCTTGCCACGTTGACAGGACATACATTCAGAGTATTATATTTAGCCATCTCCCCTGATGGACAGGTGAAATACTCCCTCTTTGATCCCTATATATGCTATGGACCTGACATTTTGTTTTAGTTCTGTTCTTCTGTTAGAGGTGTCTAGTGTAATTTGTTCTCACTGTTCTTTTTTCTTGTCAATATCGACATCAACAGACAATTTTTACTGGTGCTGGTGACGAGACGCTCCGGTTTTGGAACGTGTTTCCGTCTCCCAAGTCCCAGGTACTTGCTTGATGTTTGAAAATATGGTTTTCCTGTCTATATAACTCCACTTCAGGCGGCGTTCCTCTAACTGCTTTCCTTTTTCCTATTATATACAGAGTTCTGACAGCTTAAGTAGCATTGGAGCGACATCATTTGTTAGGAGCTACATCCGGTGACTCGACGAAATCGAGCTTATAAGTTATTGCGGCAAGTGCTGATCGTCATCAGCACCATTCAATTCCCACACGACCTCCTTCTGTCCATCTGCCGCCGAAGCCAGCACCATTTTAGAGATTGCACGGCAGGGGATGATTGACTGGCTGGCTAGCGCGGATCCGATCCCCTCTCCCGCGCTGGAAGCGGCACATATCTATTGTTGTTTAGCGGGAAATTCCTCTTGTTTTAGCAACTGAGAAATCTGTTGGCATGTCGATTATGCGCTTGACTGATGATATACAAGCTGTAGCTCTATTCAGAACATCATGAAATTCAGAACTGGACCTCGTTGGCCTGTGTCAAGGCATGTGGAGGAATTCAGAATTTGGCCATGTCCTCTGATGGATGCAGTGGGTTAAAATTATCTGTCTGGGTGAAAATCCACATGTTGATCATCCGATTTTTTCAAGTACAGCCTAGCGGTGGCAGTCACTGTTGTGTCCGTGAATGTGAGAGTGATTGGTTTTGGTTGGACGTCGCGATCGGACAGTGCatgacagagtgcgccattagtttaaactagtaatgtgtgctgtctatattttgtcaaattatacattttgtaacctgtgcaaaaaatagaaaataaaaaataaaaaaaacctaatattcatactaatggcgcatcacatgacagtgcgccattagtatgacaaagcgtactaatggcgcatcactggacagtgcaccattagtatgccgcagtcactaatggcgcatcccattgtagtgcgccattagtatgccaaagcacctgggtatacatggcccctgggaggcatactaatggcgcaccctggcctatactaatggcgcaccagtggtgcgccattagtaaaaattactaatggcgtgctagtaatggcgcaccactgatgcgccattaatggccaaattaggtgcgccattagtaggggtttttctagtagtgtaaagtaataatttcaggatcaacagagaattcataatccttatcagtaacatagataggtgaagtagcaaaatcagggccaggtttcattctagcattaagagactgttgcttccatttagctaataatttcttaagatcatatctatcattgcaagcaaagatagctctagcggctttttcattcataacataatcctcaggaacaacaagcaattcataatcattgggagaattttcatcatcactatcatcaataatagcatcttcaataatttcattccccataactctagcaagttgttcatcaagaaattcacctaatggcaaagtagtatcacacacagaagtagtttcatcataagtatcatgcaaagcagaagtggcatcatcaataacatgtgacatatcagaattcatagcagtagcaggtttaggtgtcgcaagcttactcaaaacagaaggagaatctagtgctgagctagatggcagttccctacctcccctcgtagttgaggggaaaatcgtagttctgtcgtctttcaagttcttcatagtgatcaacagatataaatcccaagcgactcagagaatagaggtatgctccccggcaacggcgccagaaattagtcttgataacccacaagtgtagggggtcgcaacagctttcgagggtaaagtattcagcccaaatttattgattcgacacaaggggagccaatgaatattcttgagtattagcagttgagttgtcaattcaaccacacctggataacttagtatctgcagcaaagtatttactaATAAAGgtgacggtagcaaaagtaatgtttttgggttttgtagtgattgtaacagtagcagcgaaaaagtaaataagtgaagaacaatatgtgaaaagctcataggcaatggattagtgatggataattatgccggatgtgattcctcatgtaatagctataacatagggtgacacagaactagctctagttcctaaatgtaatgtaggcatgtattccatatatagtcatacgtgcttatggaaaagaacttgcatggcatcttttgtcctaccctcccgtggcagcggggtcctaacgaaaactaagggatattaaggcctccttttaatagagaaccggaacaaagcattagcacatagtgaatacatgaactcctcaaactatggtcatcaccgagaagtatcccgattattgtcactttggggttgtcggatcataacacataataggtgactatagacttgcaagataggatcaagaacacacatatattcatgaaaacataataggtttagatctgaaatcatggcactcgggccctagtgacaagcattaagcatagcaaagtcatagcaacatcaatctcaaaacatagtggatactagggatcaaaccctaacaaaactaacttgattacatggtaaatctcatccaacccatcaccgtccagcaagcctatgatggaattactcacgcacgacggtgagcatcatgaaattggtgatggaggatggttgatgatgacgatggcgacgaatccccctgttcggagccccgaacggactccagatcagccctcccgagagagattagggcttggcggcggctccgtatcgtaaaacgcaaaaaaacttttttaatttttttctccccgaacgtgaatatatggagttggagttgaggtcggtggaggtctagggggcccacgagacaagggggcgcgcccagggggagggggtgcgcccccacccccgtggacagggtgtgggccccctagtcttgattctttcactagtattttttatattttttccaaaaagtgcctccgtggattttcaagacatttcgagaacttttgctttctacacataaaacaacatcatggcaattctgctaaaaacagcgtcagtccgggttagtttcattcaaatcatgcaagttagagtccaaaacaagggcaaaagtgtttggaaaagtacatacgttggagacgtatcatgtaactaatgagttagctacgggatgatgcattacataacgagtaaagagacttgccggtaatgagattgaactaggtattgagataccgacgatcgaatctcgagcaagtaacataccaatgataaagggaacaacgtatgttgttatgcgatttgaccgataaggatctttgtagaatatgtaggagccaatatgagcgtccaggttctgctattggttattgaccggagacggttctcggtcatgtctacatagttctcgaacccgtagggtccgcatgcttaaagctacatgacggttatattatgattttaggtgttttgatgtaccgaaggttgtttggagtccggatgtgatcacggacatgacaaggagtctcgaaatggtcgagacatgaagatcgatatgttggacgactatatttggacactggaatggttccgggtgagattgggacaataccggagctccgggaggttatcggaaccccccgggaggtatatgggccttaatgggctttagtggaaaggaggggaaaggagcaagggaggggcgccccccaagcccaatccaaattgggaggggggccgcccccctttccttcctccctccttcctcttccttccctctccctctccaaataggaaaaggaggagtcctactcctggtgggattaggactccccccttgggcgtggctcctccccttggccgaccccctcctccactcctttatatacgggggagggggcaccccatagacacaacaattgatcattgatctcctagccatgtgcggtgcccccctccaccatagtcctcctctatagtatcgtagcagtgcttaggcgaaaccctgtgtcagtagaacatcatcgtcgtcaccatgtcgtcgtgctgacggaactctccctcgaaactCGGCTgaattggagttcgagggacgtcatcgagctgaacgtgtgcaagaactcggaggtgtcgtgctttcggtgcttgatcggtcgaaccatgaagacgtacgactaaatcaaccgcgttgtgctaacgcttccgctttcggtctacgagggtacgtggacacactctcccctctcgttgctatgcatcagcatgatcttgcatgtgcgtaggattttttttgaaattactacattccccaacagctcCTCCCTGCCCCCACCTATATAtgtgtgggagggggcgccacacatagcccacgacaatctcttagccgtgtgcgacgcccctCTCTACAGTTTCGTCCctcagtcatattttcgtagtgcttaggagaagccctacggagataacatcaccaccaccgtcaccatgctgtcgtgctgccagaactcatccactacttcgctgTATTgcagatcaagaaggtgaggacgtcaccgagctgaacgtgtgctgaacacggaggtgatgtacgtttggtacttgatcggttgaatcacgaagaagttcgactacatcaaccacgttactaaacgcttcctcttacggtctacgagggtacgtagacacactctccccacttgttgctatacatctccatggatagatcttgcatgtgcgtgacttgtttttgttttccatgcaatgtttcttaacagtggcatccgagccaggtctatgcgtagatgatatgcacgagtagaacacaaagagttgtgggcggtgatagtcatactgcttaccaccaacgtcttattttgattcagctgtattgtgggatgaagcggcccggaccaaccttacatgtccacgtacatgagaccagttccaccgacagacattcaacttgttttgcataaaggtggctggcgggtgtctgtttctcctagtttggttgaatcgaatttgactacgacctGTCCTTGaggaaggttaaaacaacaaacttgataaatcactgttgtggtttttgccgtaggtaagaacggttcttgctagaagcccgtagcagccacgtaaaacttgcaacaacaaagtagaggatgtctaacttgtttttgtagggcatgttgtgatgtgatatggtcaagacgtgatgtgatacacgttgttgtatgagatggccatgttttgtaatatcgacaaccggcagaaGCCTTTGGGTTGTCTCTTGATTACTATATGAAATTCAATCACcacataattgctttactttatcgctatgcgttagcaatagttgtagaagcaatagttggcgagacgatcccgacgcaatgatggagatcaaggtgtcaagtcggtgatgatggagatcatgatgatgctttggagatggagatcaaacgcacaagatgatgatggccatatcatgtcacatattttgattggatgtgatgtttatcctttatgcgtcttatttttcttagtacggtggtagcattataagatgatcccttcactaaatttcaagataaaagtgttctccccgagtatgcaccgttgctaaagttcataaTTTCGAAGCAccttgtgatgatcgggtgtgatagactctatgttcacatacatcgggtgtaagaaagttttgcacatgcataatacttgggttaaacttgacgagcctagcatgtacaaacatggtctcggtgaaggaaatatgccctagaggcaataataaagttgttattttatatttccttattcatgataactgtttattattcatgctagaattgtattaaccggaaaattgatacatgtgtggatacatagacaaaacaccgtgtccctagtatgcctctacttgactagcttgttaatcaaagatggttaagtttcctagccatagacatgtgttgtcatttgatgaacgggatcacatcattaggagaatgatgtgatggaaaagacccatccgttagcttagcataatgatcgtttagttttattgctactactttattcatgtcaaatacatattcctccgactatgagattatgcaactcccggatatcagaggaatgccttgtgtgctgtcaaacgtcacaacgtaactgggtgattataaagatgctctacaggtatctccgaaggtgtttattgggttggcatagatcgagattaggatttgtcactccgagtatcggagaggtatctctgggccctcttagtaatgcacatcataagaagccttgcaagcaatgtgaccaatgagttagttgcgggatgatgtattacgtaacaagtaaagagacttgccggtaacgagattgaactagatatgaagataccgacgatcgaatcttgggcaagtaacataccgatgacaaagggaataacgtcaTAACGGTTCtaaagatctttatagaatatgtgggagacaatatgagcatccgggttctgctattggttattgaccagagaggtgtctcgatcatgtctacatagttctcgaacccgtagggtccgcacacttgacgttcaatgacgatttgtattatatgagttatgtgatttggtgaccgaatgttgttcgaagtcccgaatgggatcacggacatgacgaggagtctagaaatggtgaagaggtaaagattcatatataggacgatagtattcggacaccagaagtgttccgggggtaccgggtacgtatcaggtcactggaaggggttccgggcaaaccCCGacaaactacatgggcctaatgggccaagagggggacagaccagcccctaaggagctggtgcgcccccatgtaggccgaattggggggggggggaggaaaggagggaagggagaaggaaagcgGAATATtcggccgcccccttcccttctccccctctctttccttccccctccgacacatatggaaggggggaggccaacttgtaggaggcgcccaagtaggattactcctacttggggcaccccttgctgccgctctccctctcccacctatatatatgtggggggcggcaccgctagaacacacatcattgattcctagccgtgtgcgcgcccccctccacagtttacacctccggtcatattcatgtagtgcttaggcaaagccctgcatggaacacttcaccatcactgccaccacgccgtcgtgctgacgcaattctccctcaacactttgctggatcgagagttcgagggacgtcatcgagctgaacgtgtgtagaactcggaggtgccgtacgttcagtgcttgattggtcggaatgagaagaagttcgactacatcatccgcgttaacaaacgcttcctctttctgtctacgagggtacatggacacagtctccccctctcgttgatatgcatctcctagatagatcttgtgcgagcgtaggataatttttgaaattgcatgctacatttcccaacagtggcatccgagccaggtctatgcgtagatgatatgc
This genomic window contains:
- the LOC123158052 gene encoding protein FIZZY-RELATED 1; translated protein: HTRCAIYSDRFIPSSTGSNLALFDLAPAPSSSASGSAAPPSPYCALLRAALFGPDTPDHLASSAGASSSSAASPVGYCFCQVLDVPALQDDFYLNLVDWSSHNVLSVGLGNCVYLWNACSSKVTKLCDLGADDTVCSVSWAQRGTHLAVGTNQGTVQIWDATRCKRMRTMESHRMRVGALAWNSSLLSSGSRDKNILHHDLHGLLASGGGTADRCIRFWNTTTNTHLSSMDTGSQVCNLVWSKNVNELVSTHGYSQNQIIVWRYPTMSKLATLTGHTFRVLYLAISPDGQTIFTGAGDETLRFWNVFPSPKSQSSDSLSSIGATSFVRSYIR